In one window of Methanosarcina vacuolata Z-761 DNA:
- the hisG gene encoding ATP phosphoribosyltransferase translates to MIRIAIPNKGRLYEPTISIFKDAGLPISGGAESRKLFAKTTDPDIHILFARAADIPEYVQDGAADVGITGIDLITERGAKVETLLDLKFGKASLVLAVPEDSDFQKAEDLEGRKIATEFPEITRQYFNNLGINVEVIKVSGACEMTPHVGIADAIVDISSSGTTLLINHLKPIDTVFSSTVYLIANKESLKKKEKILDIKTALESVLNAKHRRYLMMNVPESSLKAVKEVLPGMSGPTVMKVESSKLPGESILAVHAVVDADLIFTIVNKLKKVGARDVLVVPIERIMP, encoded by the coding sequence ATGATTCGCATTGCAATACCCAATAAAGGGCGCCTTTACGAACCCACAATCTCTATTTTCAAAGATGCAGGGCTCCCAATAAGTGGAGGGGCCGAAAGTCGAAAACTTTTTGCAAAAACTACCGATCCGGATATCCATATCCTCTTTGCCAGGGCTGCTGACATTCCTGAGTACGTACAGGATGGGGCTGCAGACGTAGGTATTACAGGCATAGATCTGATTACGGAAAGAGGAGCAAAGGTTGAAACTCTTCTGGACCTTAAATTCGGAAAGGCTAGCCTTGTTCTGGCTGTCCCTGAGGACTCTGATTTCCAGAAAGCAGAGGATCTTGAAGGCCGAAAGATTGCAACCGAGTTCCCGGAAATCACACGCCAGTACTTCAACAATCTTGGAATCAATGTTGAGGTTATAAAGGTTAGCGGAGCCTGTGAAATGACTCCACATGTGGGAATAGCGGATGCAATCGTGGACATCTCAAGTTCCGGAACCACTCTGTTGATTAATCATTTAAAGCCTATTGACACCGTTTTTTCTTCCACAGTCTATCTGATTGCAAATAAGGAAAGCCTCAAGAAAAAGGAAAAAATTCTGGACATAAAAACTGCACTGGAGAGCGTGCTAAATGCAAAGCATCGGCGTTATCTTATGATGAATGTTCCCGAGTCTTCCCTCAAAGCAGTAAAAGAAGTCCTTCCAGGAATGTCAGGTCCGACGGTTATGAAGGTCGAGTCCAGCAAATTGCCCGGAGAATCCATCCTTGCAGTTCATGCTGTTGTGGACGCAGATCTGATTTTTACCATTGTAAATAAGCTGAAGAAGGTTGGTGCGCGTGACGTTCTTGTCGTACCTATCGAAAGAATAATGCCCTGA
- a CDS encoding methionine adenosyltransferase: MARNIKVEELFQTPIEKQRIELVERKGIGHPDSISDGLAEAVSRALCREYISKCGAVLHHNTDETQIVAGRSSPKFGGGEILQPIYILLVGRATKEFEGVDLATESVALQAARRYLKNTLVNMDLERDVIMDCKLGTGSSDLRDVFKRDRIPVANDTSFGVGHAPFSELENLVYNTERQLLTDLKSRMPGIGEDMKVMGLRDGEDITLTICSGMIGRYIDDLDSYINMTQEMQTYVEEMATMYTERNVKVCINTGDDLKTSSVFLTVTGTSAEMGDDGSVGRGNRCNGLITPNRPMSMEATSGKNPINHIGKIYNLLSTQMARDIVKQVPEVQDVYIRLLSQIGKPIDQPLVASAQIIPREGTSFAKVKAEAEVVMDDWLSNVTKITEMVIKGELNTF, from the coding sequence ATGGCCCGAAATATCAAAGTGGAGGAGCTCTTCCAAACTCCTATTGAGAAACAGAGGATAGAGCTTGTAGAACGCAAAGGGATAGGGCATCCTGATAGTATATCAGACGGACTGGCCGAAGCCGTAAGTCGCGCACTATGCAGGGAATACATAAGCAAATGTGGAGCCGTACTCCACCATAATACTGACGAAACCCAGATTGTAGCCGGGAGGTCCAGCCCAAAGTTCGGGGGCGGAGAAATACTGCAGCCTATATATATTCTACTGGTAGGCAGGGCAACAAAGGAGTTTGAGGGGGTAGATCTTGCTACCGAGTCTGTAGCTCTACAAGCTGCCAGACGCTATCTTAAGAATACCCTTGTAAACATGGATCTCGAAAGAGATGTCATAATGGACTGCAAACTCGGGACAGGGTCTTCAGACCTGAGAGATGTCTTCAAAAGAGACAGGATTCCGGTTGCAAATGATACCTCATTCGGGGTTGGGCATGCTCCATTTTCCGAGCTTGAAAACCTCGTATATAACACCGAAAGGCAACTGCTCACAGACCTTAAGTCGCGCATGCCTGGAATCGGAGAAGATATGAAGGTCATGGGACTCAGGGATGGAGAGGACATAACTCTTACAATATGCAGCGGCATGATCGGGAGATATATTGACGACCTTGACAGCTACATAAATATGACCCAGGAAATGCAGACTTATGTTGAGGAGATGGCAACCATGTATACTGAGCGCAATGTAAAGGTCTGCATCAACACAGGAGATGACCTGAAAACCAGCTCTGTTTTCCTCACAGTTACAGGCACTTCAGCTGAAATGGGGGATGACGGCTCGGTAGGGCGCGGAAACCGCTGCAATGGGCTGATCACGCCAAACAGGCCTATGAGTATGGAGGCAACCAGCGGAAAGAACCCGATTAACCACATCGGTAAAATCTACAACCTCCTCTCGACCCAGATGGCCCGTGATATTGTAAAGCAGGTTCCGGAAGTCCAGGACGTTTACATAAGGCTGCTTTCCCAGATCGGAAAACCAATTGACCAGCCACTCGTAGCAAGTGCGCAGATTATCCCCAGAGAAGGCACTTCTTTTGCAAAGGTCAAAGCCGAAGCCGAAGTTGTCATGGATGACTGGCTTTCCAATGTGACAAAGATTACCGAAATGGTAATTAAAGGAGAATTGAACACTTTCTAA
- a CDS encoding DUF4258 domain-containing protein — MFKTDNIKEVIDYGQIIEDYPEDEPCPSALFFAYSEGRPCHVVVAECEDHARIITVYIPENNKWIDYIFRRDQR, encoded by the coding sequence TTGTTCAAAACTGATAACATAAAAGAGGTTATAGATTATGGCCAAATAATTGAGGATTATCCAGAAGACGAACCATGTCCGTCAGCTTTGTTTTTTGCATATTCTGAGGGTAGACCCTGTCATGTTGTGGTAGCAGAATGTGAGGATCATGCAAGAATTATTACAGTATATATCCCGGAAAATAATAAATGGATAGACTACATATTTAGGAGAGATCAAAGATGA
- a CDS encoding type II toxin-antitoxin system MqsA family antitoxin: MKPDRCSFCKGRLVEGKTEFVAKIGEQIIAIKDVSAYICENCGEAYYTPEVSRKIDIIMKKFYESKLLLHPVAAGELSFDEILA, from the coding sequence ATGAAACCTGACAGGTGCAGTTTTTGTAAAGGTAGACTTGTTGAAGGTAAGACAGAATTTGTGGCAAAAATCGGAGAGCAGATCATTGCCATTAAAGATGTTTCTGCCTACATATGTGAAAACTGCGGAGAAGCATATTATACCCCAGAAGTTTCAAGGAAAATAGATATTATTATGAAGAAATTTTATGAGTCCAAATTGCTCTTGCATCCAGTGGCTGCCGGAGAACTAAGTTTCGATGAAATTTTAGCGTGA
- a CDS encoding M24 family metallopeptidase, translating into MTEPEFSIKKALEEAGTDAYLMTGNLHNSDIYYVTRFLASDDFAYLQTDEEKEILFISDMEKGRAEIESRVSTIKTLQDLGYREKMKEKKDPSIAYAACISELLAREGIKKVAVPYDFPVFESNYLKEAGFSVVPIKSPFRKIRSLKRPEELEAIKYAQMAGEKAMEAAIALISEAEERDGLLYYSGEVLTGAKVLSVIDHTLLDYGCEAEETIVSCGKDTANPHGTTDGPLRANAPIILDIFPRSKKKRYFADMTRTVLHGKASEELKKMYETVLAAQKKGFEMVKPGVKASDVHNAVCDFFEAQGYDTYRSGAKVGFIHSTGHGVGLDIHELPGVGENGVLLEVGNVITLEPGLYYPEIGGIRIEDMVLVTENGCQNFTGLEKRFVV; encoded by the coding sequence ATGACCGAACCAGAGTTCAGTATAAAGAAGGCCCTTGAAGAGGCAGGCACCGATGCCTATCTTATGACAGGGAATCTTCACAATTCAGATATTTATTACGTAACCCGCTTCCTGGCTTCCGACGATTTTGCATATCTGCAAACCGACGAAGAAAAAGAGATACTTTTTATTTCGGATATGGAAAAAGGGAGAGCTGAGATCGAGTCAAGGGTTTCAACAATAAAAACATTGCAGGATCTTGGTTATAGAGAGAAGATGAAGGAGAAAAAAGATCCATCTATTGCCTATGCAGCCTGCATATCCGAGCTGCTTGCGAGAGAAGGAATTAAGAAAGTCGCAGTGCCATACGATTTCCCGGTATTTGAATCAAATTACCTTAAAGAAGCGGGATTTTCCGTAGTCCCAATAAAAAGCCCGTTTCGAAAAATCAGGAGTTTGAAGAGGCCGGAAGAACTTGAAGCCATAAAGTATGCCCAGATGGCCGGAGAAAAGGCTATGGAAGCCGCGATAGCCTTGATATCAGAAGCAGAAGAAAGGGACGGCCTTCTCTATTACTCAGGGGAAGTACTGACAGGAGCTAAAGTGCTTTCGGTTATAGATCATACCCTTCTGGACTATGGATGCGAGGCAGAAGAAACTATTGTTTCATGTGGCAAGGATACAGCAAATCCCCATGGAACGACTGACGGCCCTCTGAGGGCAAACGCCCCAATTATCCTGGACATTTTCCCGAGAAGCAAGAAAAAACGATATTTTGCGGACATGACGCGCACAGTCCTGCATGGAAAAGCTTCGGAAGAGCTCAAAAAGATGTATGAAACTGTACTTGCAGCCCAGAAAAAAGGCTTTGAAATGGTTAAGCCAGGAGTAAAGGCATCTGATGTGCATAATGCTGTCTGCGATTTCTTCGAAGCGCAAGGTTATGACACATACCGAAGTGGTGCAAAGGTAGGTTTTATCCACTCAACAGGACATGGGGTAGGGCTCGACATACATGAACTCCCAGGAGTCGGAGAAAATGGGGTTTTACTTGAGGTAGGCAATGTGATCACTCTCGAGCCTGGTCTGTACTACCCTGAAATCGGGGGAATACGAATTGAGGATATGGTCCTGGTCACCGAAAATGGATGTCAGAACTTTACAGGGCTGGAAAAGAGATTTGTAGTATAA
- the map gene encoding type II methionyl aminopeptidase, which yields MTDNVHNKQDILEKYREAGRILKIVRAEAVEMVKVGNTLLQVADFVENRTIELGGKPAFPCNISRNQEAAHATPKIGDTDVFGKDMVKLDLGVHVDGYIADSAVTVDLSGNSDITKAAEEALAAAIDLAKPGISTGELGAAIENSIRGYGLNPIMNLTGHGLSQYEAHDDPAVPNRHVEGGVILKEGDVLAIEPFATDGGGAVHDGNWAEIYSLIRKKPVRLPAVRNVLKQVEEYRELPFAKRWLESDKLDFVLLQLEKTGIIHSYPVLLESSGGLVAQAEHTIIITQDGCEVTTK from the coding sequence ATGACCGATAATGTGCACAATAAGCAAGATATCCTTGAGAAATATAGGGAAGCAGGCAGGATTCTGAAAATTGTCAGGGCCGAAGCCGTGGAAATGGTCAAGGTAGGAAACACTCTGCTGCAAGTTGCAGATTTTGTGGAAAACCGGACTATAGAGCTAGGAGGTAAGCCTGCATTCCCATGCAATATTTCAAGAAACCAGGAGGCTGCACATGCAACCCCTAAGATAGGCGATACTGACGTTTTTGGGAAGGATATGGTTAAACTGGACCTCGGGGTCCACGTAGACGGATATATTGCAGACTCGGCTGTAACTGTTGACTTATCAGGAAATTCCGACATTACGAAAGCCGCAGAGGAGGCTCTTGCCGCAGCCATTGACCTTGCAAAGCCAGGAATTTCTACCGGGGAATTAGGAGCTGCAATCGAGAACAGCATTCGCGGTTACGGACTGAACCCGATAATGAACCTGACAGGTCACGGGCTTTCCCAGTACGAAGCCCACGATGATCCTGCAGTCCCCAACCGACATGTGGAAGGGGGAGTGATTCTAAAAGAAGGAGACGTGCTCGCTATCGAGCCTTTTGCAACGGACGGAGGCGGTGCTGTCCATGACGGAAACTGGGCCGAGATATACAGCCTTATAAGGAAAAAGCCTGTCCGTTTGCCTGCAGTCCGGAATGTCCTGAAACAGGTTGAAGAATACAGGGAATTGCCTTTTGCAAAGCGCTGGCTTGAATCCGATAAACTGGATTTCGTATTACTCCAGCTCGAAAAGACAGGAATTATTCACTCTTATCCTGTACTTCTCGAAAGTTCAGGAGGGCTTGTAGCCCAGGCAGAACACACTATAATAATAACCCAGGACGGCTGCGAGGTTACAACAAAGTAA
- a CDS encoding YunC family protein — MLIEQIQLEKGCALGLRFEMQKYSLLVIRAEKGFLMCGYLNVNAAEALGDTAAKVKGVQSFEDMLKAQVVEVTQFARELGVEPGMTGREALERMF; from the coding sequence ATGCTTATTGAACAGATTCAGCTTGAAAAAGGGTGTGCTCTTGGCCTCCGCTTTGAGATGCAAAAATACTCTCTTCTGGTTATAAGAGCGGAGAAAGGCTTTCTGATGTGCGGATACCTGAATGTAAATGCTGCAGAGGCACTTGGGGACACGGCAGCGAAGGTAAAAGGCGTACAGAGTTTTGAAGACATGCTCAAAGCCCAGGTCGTTGAAGTAACCCAGTTTGCCAGGGAACTCGGGGTCGAACCCGGAATGACTGGCAGGGAAGCTCTGGAAAGGATGTTTTGA
- a CDS encoding YgaP family membrane protein, which translates to MSIKKLFLEENVGGFDLLFRTMYGVLSTLALSTGLVKRFPWKWIVVVMAFTGLCSSILRHCTLYSILGISTAKKKEASIQEACQ; encoded by the coding sequence ATGAGTATCAAAAAATTGTTTCTGGAAGAGAATGTAGGAGGCTTTGATCTCCTGTTTCGAACTATGTATGGGGTACTTTCAACTCTTGCACTGTCAACAGGTCTTGTAAAAAGATTTCCCTGGAAGTGGATTGTTGTGGTGATGGCTTTTACGGGGCTTTGCAGTTCAATTCTGAGGCACTGCACTCTCTATTCTATTCTTGGGATCAGTACCGCAAAGAAAAAGGAAGCTTCTATACAGGAAGCTTGTCAATAA
- a CDS encoding YcaO-related McrA-glycine thioamidation protein, translated as MPEIKLDRSISYLEGTQRVYDEATTLENTKDEVKKIGVTRIADITNLDRLGIPIFSAIRPSAAKGAISIYSGKGSTEQRARISAIMESFERCLAERPGLNANIKGEISAPAFVESYIRATENCTVLDPETLLLPQPYLPQSLLEWVGAYDLMNNEEVLVSSNSVYHPYDSPGQCQKLFLSNTNGLASGNVIEEAILHGMLEVIERDAISIAQFSRNLGKEIVLTEENGYLYELASKFKDAGIELKIWLVPSDTGIPTVIAVTDDIKLKDPALLVMGAGSHLKPEIAVSRAITEAAQSRVVQIQGAREDTDREGFIRSVGYDRMKRLNRFWFEEGEKIYLSEVQDLSRKSPAENIDVILEKLKDLAERVLVVDLSREEIKVPVVRVIIPGFELFTIDRDRKGKRIGSQRKKEFSRNKNEKPWKRR; from the coding sequence ATGCCTGAAATAAAACTTGACAGATCGATCTCATATCTCGAAGGTACACAGCGAGTATATGACGAAGCCACAACCCTGGAAAACACTAAAGATGAGGTAAAAAAGATAGGAGTTACCCGAATTGCAGATATTACAAACCTTGATCGGCTCGGAATCCCTATTTTTTCGGCAATCCGCCCCAGTGCCGCAAAGGGAGCGATCAGTATATACTCAGGCAAGGGCTCAACCGAGCAGCGGGCCCGAATTTCAGCGATAATGGAGAGCTTTGAGCGCTGCCTTGCAGAAAGGCCTGGCCTGAACGCAAATATTAAAGGGGAAATTTCTGCCCCGGCTTTTGTGGAGTCCTATATCAGAGCCACAGAAAACTGCACAGTGCTCGACCCGGAAACACTACTGCTACCCCAGCCTTATCTTCCCCAGTCTTTGCTTGAATGGGTTGGAGCATACGATTTGATGAACAATGAAGAAGTGCTCGTAAGCTCTAACTCGGTTTACCATCCGTACGACTCGCCCGGACAATGCCAGAAACTCTTCCTGAGCAATACCAATGGGCTGGCGTCCGGAAACGTGATTGAAGAAGCTATTCTCCACGGGATGCTCGAGGTTATAGAAAGGGATGCAATCAGCATAGCACAATTTTCCCGCAATCTTGGAAAAGAAATCGTGCTGACTGAAGAAAACGGATATTTGTACGAACTTGCCAGCAAATTTAAAGATGCAGGAATAGAGCTCAAAATCTGGCTGGTTCCGAGCGATACCGGCATTCCGACAGTAATTGCGGTAACTGACGACATAAAACTCAAAGATCCCGCGCTTCTTGTCATGGGGGCAGGCTCCCACCTGAAACCCGAAATTGCAGTTTCACGGGCCATAACCGAAGCTGCCCAGTCGCGAGTAGTTCAAATCCAGGGAGCAAGGGAAGATACGGATAGAGAAGGCTTTATCCGAAGTGTAGGATACGACCGCATGAAACGTTTGAACCGGTTCTGGTTCGAAGAAGGAGAAAAAATTTATCTTTCTGAAGTGCAGGACCTGTCCAGAAAAAGCCCTGCAGAAAACATCGATGTGATCCTCGAAAAACTTAAGGATCTTGCCGAAAGAGTGCTGGTGGTAGACCTCTCAAGAGAAGAGATTAAAGTGCCGGTTGTCCGAGTAATAATTCCCGGATTCGAACTTTTCACTATTGACAGAGATCGGAAAGGAAAAAGGATCGGTTCTCAAAGGAAGAAAGAATTCTCCAGAAACAAAAATGAAAAGCCATGGAAGAGACGATGA
- a CDS encoding TfuA-related McrA-glycine thioamidation protein — protein MEETMKTKAVIFTGNSISHEDARKILKANYQPPVRRFQLEKFVQEGYKVIGIIDGIFFDRAAVGHREILSALASGVKVVGGASMGALRASELDTHGMIGVGKVYEWYRDGIIESDDEVAVSTNPDTFEPISVPLVNIRETLKAALASGLVSEEEHDSLLKLAIDTYYPDRSYFGLVKEGAKRGLIPEEKKKSVLDFCTGNEVDVKRGDAVLVLETVKELIEEA, from the coding sequence ATGGAAGAGACGATGAAAACAAAAGCGGTAATCTTTACAGGCAACAGCATCAGCCATGAGGACGCAAGAAAAATCCTCAAGGCAAATTACCAGCCTCCTGTACGCAGATTCCAGCTTGAAAAATTCGTCCAAGAAGGGTATAAGGTTATAGGAATAATAGATGGCATCTTTTTTGACAGGGCGGCTGTAGGACACAGGGAGATTCTATCTGCGCTTGCTTCAGGAGTAAAAGTAGTAGGAGGCGCAAGCATGGGAGCCCTCAGAGCTTCAGAACTGGACACCCATGGGATGATAGGTGTAGGAAAGGTTTACGAATGGTATAGAGACGGTATAATCGAATCCGATGATGAAGTTGCAGTAAGCACAAATCCTGACACATTCGAGCCCATTTCCGTGCCTCTTGTCAATATAAGAGAAACGCTGAAAGCCGCACTCGCATCAGGACTTGTGAGTGAGGAAGAACATGACAGTCTTCTGAAACTTGCAATTGACACTTATTACCCCGACCGTAGCTATTTCGGGCTTGTAAAAGAAGGGGCGAAAAGGGGACTGATCCCGGAAGAAAAGAAAAAATCCGTTCTGGATTTTTGTACAGGCAATGAGGTTGACGTAAAAAGAGGAGATGCCGTTTTAGTGCTTGAAACCGTAAAAGAGCTGATTGAAGAGGCCTGA
- a CDS encoding DUF7490 domain-containing protein, whose protein sequence is MRKLGTRSTQTLFLRSFFLIFFVTIFTFGSGCIKSFEEESYYNVRDMDISADRIGAAFIDLNVTTYVEKVQGDNAKNTSLLLKAYSRGSGLLETQKKIELGALKKGTTKSVSQVLTLPKAGGYDLQSVLFEDDVQKGNGKIKVYNLDALPADVQETGLGIPEMDFRVKKVEDGKVLVESDIYLTNEGRETSKDFRMLVKVREMDAGLLADKVWAHTGEIKPEATVIQTVNLTMPDKYNYVVEVLIWNNDTIVERGEDYIQLNPIVEVKDKSTTKAREIQTSEFENLVEAEEIPEEGYTSEKEAAPGFSLFLSAVLFCSAVILRRRFA, encoded by the coding sequence TTGAGAAAATTGGGAACCAGGTCTACTCAAACATTATTTTTGAGAAGTTTCTTTTTAATATTCTTTGTTACTATTTTCACCTTTGGGAGCGGCTGTATTAAAAGTTTTGAAGAAGAAAGCTACTACAATGTTCGGGATATGGACATCTCAGCAGACCGTATAGGGGCGGCTTTCATAGACCTGAACGTCACAACGTATGTTGAAAAAGTTCAGGGGGACAATGCGAAGAACACCTCGCTTCTCCTTAAAGCCTATAGCCGGGGAAGCGGGCTGCTTGAAACTCAGAAGAAGATAGAACTCGGAGCGTTAAAGAAAGGAACTACGAAATCAGTGAGTCAGGTCCTGACACTTCCGAAAGCTGGAGGATACGATCTTCAGAGTGTCCTTTTTGAGGACGATGTGCAGAAAGGCAATGGCAAAATCAAAGTTTACAACCTGGATGCTCTGCCTGCCGATGTACAGGAAACAGGTCTTGGGATTCCCGAAATGGATTTCCGGGTGAAAAAAGTGGAAGACGGAAAAGTCCTTGTTGAAAGTGATATCTATCTGACAAATGAAGGTAGGGAAACCAGCAAAGATTTTCGTATGCTTGTTAAGGTCCGTGAAATGGATGCCGGACTGCTTGCGGATAAAGTCTGGGCGCACACAGGAGAAATCAAACCTGAAGCCACAGTTATCCAGACTGTCAATCTGACAATGCCTGACAAATACAATTACGTTGTAGAAGTCCTGATCTGGAACAATGATACTATTGTCGAGCGTGGAGAAGACTATATTCAGCTCAACCCCATAGTCGAGGTTAAAGATAAAAGTACCACTAAAGCTCGAGAAATTCAGACAAGTGAATTTGAAAATTTGGTGGAAGCCGAAGAAATTCCTGAAGAGGGATATACAAGTGAAAAAGAAGCTGCACCAGGATTCAGCTTATTTTTATCCGCGGTCCTGTTCTGTTCGGCAGTAATTCTGAGGAGGCGGTTTGCATGA
- a CDS encoding universal stress protein, with protein sequence MEGDIEIKSKPRRQIIIATDGSETANEAADFGIEMVGCSGAKIYAVYVIDTTPYRSVPLDKIWSDKVLEEFEKEGREATSYIEKIGKAAGVEVEVRVLRGNPAEKIVTFAEDNNIDMIIMGSLGKSGYERVLLGSVSEKVIRHAKIPVLVVRERHKSEKKLIQE encoded by the coding sequence ATGGAAGGAGATATTGAAATTAAATCTAAACCGAGAAGGCAGATAATAATCGCTACCGATGGCTCAGAAACTGCAAACGAAGCCGCAGATTTTGGAATCGAAATGGTTGGGTGCAGTGGAGCAAAAATATATGCTGTTTATGTCATCGACACGACACCTTATCGCTCAGTTCCACTGGATAAAATCTGGTCAGACAAAGTACTTGAAGAATTCGAAAAAGAAGGCCGTGAAGCAACCTCTTATATAGAAAAGATTGGAAAAGCTGCAGGAGTGGAAGTGGAAGTCAGGGTGCTTAGAGGTAATCCGGCTGAGAAAATTGTCACTTTTGCAGAGGATAATAATATCGATATGATCATAATGGGTTCGCTTGGGAAAAGTGGATATGAGCGCGTACTACTTGGAAGCGTATCTGAAAAAGTTATAAGGCATGCAAAAATTCCGGTTCTGGTTGTTCGAGAACGGCATAAAAGTGAGAAAAAATTGATACAGGAATAA
- a CDS encoding universal stress protein, with protein sequence MATDGSKASENVADFGIEIAKNSGAKVYAVYVIDVTFLDSILMDETSVKNVYAEFEIIGSEAISLIEENAKAAGIEAAPILLKGNPAEKILDFAENHKVDMIVIGSTGKSGTERFMLGSVSEKVVRHAKVPVLVVRARFKPERVFSYGKRDKKVSENIVYEETQ encoded by the coding sequence ATCGCTACTGACGGCTCAAAAGCTTCTGAAAACGTAGCGGATTTCGGGATAGAAATTGCGAAGAACAGTGGGGCAAAGGTCTATGCTGTATATGTCATCGATGTAACTTTTCTTGACTCAATTCTGATGGATGAAACGTCGGTAAAAAATGTCTACGCAGAGTTTGAGATAATTGGTAGTGAAGCAATAAGTCTCATAGAAGAAAATGCAAAAGCTGCAGGAATAGAAGCTGCGCCCATACTACTTAAAGGAAATCCGGCTGAAAAAATCCTGGATTTTGCTGAGAATCATAAAGTTGACATGATTGTCATAGGGTCTACTGGAAAAAGCGGGACTGAACGTTTTATGCTTGGAAGCGTATCAGAAAAAGTTGTAAGGCATGCAAAGGTCCCGGTACTTGTCGTACGTGCGAGATTTAAACCTGAAAGAGTCTTCAGTTACGGTAAAAGGGATAAAAAAGTCTCAGAAAATATCGTATACGAAGAGACGCAATGA
- a CDS encoding ferritin yields the protein MLSEKMEEALNEQINKELYSSYLYLAMSAYSSSVGLPGFAHWFRVQVEEENIHAMKLFDYVNNQGGRVRLKEIKEPPMEFGTAMNMFQQTLKHEQFITRSIHELVELANAEKDEATASFLQWYVEEQVEEEENDNEIIAKLRGVDKNEYVIPSVDQELAKRLPPR from the coding sequence ATGCTGAGTGAAAAGATGGAAGAAGCACTGAATGAACAGATCAATAAAGAACTGTACTCGTCTTATCTGTACCTTGCGATGTCAGCTTATAGTTCATCAGTTGGGCTTCCGGGCTTTGCCCACTGGTTTAGAGTCCAGGTTGAAGAAGAAAACATTCATGCAATGAAGCTCTTTGATTACGTAAACAACCAGGGTGGGAGGGTTAGACTTAAGGAGATCAAAGAGCCACCTATGGAATTCGGAACAGCTATGAATATGTTCCAGCAGACATTGAAGCATGAACAGTTCATCACCCGTTCAATTCATGAACTGGTAGAGCTTGCCAACGCTGAAAAGGATGAAGCTACAGCTTCTTTCCTGCAATGGTACGTTGAAGAGCAGGTAGAAGAAGAGGAAAATGACAACGAAATTATTGCCAAACTGAGAGGTGTCGATAAAAACGAATATGTCATTCCCTCAGTTGACCAAGAGCTGGCAAAAAGACTTCCACCCAGATAA
- a CDS encoding DUF134 domain-containing protein has protein sequence MVRPRKRKLVNFEHQMRHFKPGDLEEDNLEKDYLKEVVLTVDELETMRLSFLENLSQTEGATCMDIHQSTFQRTLKRALVKITEALVYGKSVRIEGGDYRMPGGDGSGPEGRGPGMGIGGGGNGRCSNRGRSSGGPEGMCICPECGYELPHKPGVPCIEVKCEKCGTPMVRK, from the coding sequence ATGGTGCGCCCAAGGAAACGAAAATTGGTGAATTTCGAGCATCAAATGAGGCACTTCAAACCTGGGGATTTAGAAGAGGATAATTTAGAAAAGGATTATCTGAAAGAAGTAGTCCTGACAGTTGATGAACTTGAAACCATGAGATTAAGTTTCCTGGAAAATTTATCCCAAACAGAGGGTGCAACCTGCATGGATATTCACCAATCTACTTTCCAGAGGACACTTAAAAGAGCACTTGTAAAGATAACCGAAGCACTTGTTTATGGAAAATCAGTACGAATCGAAGGAGGAGACTATAGGATGCCAGGAGGAGACGGTAGTGGTCCCGAAGGTAGGGGACCTGGAATGGGCATAGGTGGAGGAGGCAATGGAAGGTGCAGTAACCGTGGAAGAAGTTCTGGAGGTCCCGAAGGAATGTGCATATGCCCTGAATGCGGATATGAGTTGCCTCATAAACCGGGTGTTCCCTGCATTGAGGTCAAGTGTGAAAAGTGTGGCACTCCAATGGTCAGGAAGTGA